One genomic window of Gracilinema caldarium DSM 7334 includes the following:
- a CDS encoding sensor histidine kinase: MFEELHVLSVERQLYARLYSCEKPAQIFIILEQAIRQLLPFEGLYIRYKNQYNEDLEQLYGPRGLEAKKAIETEAKDEISDLSWFQFSFGEGHGFQGMLSLVFERQPSPSILCSIERMIQFCSRSLYQYELLQRIANYAKEQELLLRELRHRTHNNLQFMLGIFPYLIGTSEELSTEYKEQLEQRFQGLIHLSSIWDTQSIDAMVSAPSYFISVVRTLRQLWIEGRGSLELSLEIDETLVLSKEMATSMALIVNELITNTLKHSQEMFPIIKLNIEQKETQLLLDYEEITTGYSVVDTVYEQAPLYQPGANRGGEGKGIIKGLVSRVGGSILSDTMPGNMTVYQFSASFPLARD, translated from the coding sequence ATGTTCGAAGAATTGCATGTGCTATCGGTTGAACGGCAGCTCTATGCAAGGTTATATAGCTGCGAAAAACCAGCTCAAATTTTTATCATTCTAGAACAAGCAATCAGGCAATTACTACCCTTTGAAGGCCTCTACATTCGTTATAAAAATCAATATAACGAGGATTTAGAACAGCTTTATGGCCCAAGAGGATTGGAAGCAAAAAAAGCCATAGAGACCGAAGCAAAGGATGAGATTTCTGACTTATCATGGTTTCAGTTTTCCTTCGGTGAGGGCCATGGATTTCAGGGAATGTTATCGCTCGTCTTCGAACGGCAACCAAGCCCCAGTATACTCTGCAGTATCGAGCGAATGATACAATTCTGTTCCCGTAGTCTGTATCAGTATGAATTATTACAAAGGATTGCAAATTATGCAAAAGAACAGGAATTACTGTTACGGGAGCTACGACATCGCACTCATAACAATTTACAATTTATGCTTGGGATATTCCCCTATCTCATTGGTACTTCAGAGGAATTATCTACAGAGTATAAAGAACAATTGGAACAACGATTCCAGGGCCTTATTCATTTAAGCTCTATTTGGGATACCCAATCTATCGATGCCATGGTCTCTGCCCCTTCCTATTTCATCTCTGTAGTGCGAACTTTACGACAGCTCTGGATTGAAGGGAGAGGAAGTCTCGAACTTTCATTAGAGATTGATGAAACCCTTGTGCTTTCCAAAGAGATGGCCACATCGATGGCTCTCATTGTAAATGAACTCATTACCAATACCTTAAAACATTCACAGGAAATGTTTCCTATTATCAAACTTAACATTGAACAAAAGGAAACACAGCTTTTACTTGATTACGAAGAAATCACCACAGGGTACAGCGTAGTCGACACGGTTTACGAACAAGCACCTCTCTACCAACCTGGTGCAAACAGAGGAGGAGAGGGTAAAGGTATTATCAAGGGACTGGTTAGCCGTGTGGGCGGTTCTATTCTTTCAGATACTATGCCTGGAAATATGACAGTATATCAATTCAGCGCGTCTTTCCCTCTTGCAAGAGACTAA
- a CDS encoding 6-phosphofructokinase has product MGDRKKSVTKTIGILTSGGDCPGLNAAIRGVCRAAYDRYNMSIIGIANGYRGLIDGDARLLRPEDFSGILTRGGTILGTSREKPFKSRNGEYDADVGQDKVEVIKENYKKLNLDCLVVLGGNGTNTTGYLLSQEGLNVIGLPKTIDNDIVGTDMTFGFHSAVSIATEAIDRLHSTAHSHNRVMVIELMGHKAGWLSLYAGVAGGGDIILIPEIPYDIDAIGRHLLKRARDGKSFSIVVVAEGAQSVEEAKMDKKERKKYREKTAKPSIGYRVAREIEAETGMETRVTVLGYLQRGGIPSAWDRVLATTFGTAAAELLARGEYGKMVSLKGNEVGSVDLSEPAGRVKTVPEDHYMIDTARSVGTCLGNE; this is encoded by the coding sequence ATGGGAGATCGCAAGAAAAGTGTCACGAAGACCATAGGAATTCTTACCTCCGGCGGGGATTGCCCCGGCCTTAACGCCGCCATCCGGGGCGTGTGCCGGGCAGCCTATGACCGCTATAACATGAGCATCATTGGGATCGCTAATGGGTACCGTGGATTGATCGATGGTGACGCTCGACTCCTGAGGCCTGAAGATTTTTCTGGTATTCTAACCCGGGGCGGTACCATTCTTGGAACTAGTAGGGAAAAGCCCTTTAAGTCCCGAAATGGCGAGTATGATGCCGATGTGGGACAGGACAAGGTAGAAGTAATTAAAGAAAATTATAAAAAGTTAAATCTGGACTGTCTTGTGGTCCTGGGCGGAAATGGAACCAATACTACGGGGTATCTGCTTTCCCAGGAAGGACTGAATGTGATCGGTCTCCCCAAAACGATAGATAACGATATTGTCGGCACCGATATGACCTTTGGCTTCCATTCTGCCGTATCAATCGCCACCGAAGCCATCGACCGCCTGCATTCCACCGCCCATAGCCATAACCGGGTCATGGTGATTGAACTTATGGGGCATAAGGCGGGCTGGCTCTCCCTGTATGCAGGGGTCGCTGGCGGCGGGGACATTATCCTTATCCCTGAGATTCCCTATGATATCGATGCCATAGGCCGGCACCTCTTAAAGCGGGCTCGGGACGGCAAGAGCTTCTCCATAGTGGTTGTAGCCGAAGGGGCCCAGTCGGTAGAAGAAGCAAAAATGGATAAGAAGGAACGGAAAAAGTACCGTGAAAAGACCGCAAAGCCTTCCATCGGCTACCGGGTAGCCCGGGAAATTGAAGCAGAAACGGGAATGGAAACCCGGGTTACCGTTTTAGGTTACCTCCAGCGGGGCGGTATACCCAGCGCCTGGGACCGGGTCCTGGCCACCACCTTTGGAACCGCCGCTGCGGAACTCCTTGCCCGGGGTGAATACGGCAAAATGGTCAGCCTTAAGGGTAATGAAGTAGGTTCAGTAGACCTGAGCGAGCCCGCAGGGCGGGTTAAAACGGTTCCCGAAGACCACTACATGATCGACACCGCCCGATCAGTTGGTACCTGTCTGGGTAATGAATAG
- a CDS encoding putative glycoside hydrolase, with amino-acid sequence MRKFLVLFGFISVLSLEAQTGLKGTIIREAGPYQSLLLGTTGGLYRLSENNAPVLLWSGGLIKKILSSPQGYYLLTDRGIWFSRDLTNWEERNQGLPIKVLKEIVQGKKQFIQQIQDLKDLEYNLSDPTMLVTATKDGVFLSRDGGISWKNLGMPPAKTNGLKAVAVADLNGPVVFATHGIYGVYALALKSTEPAGGNSGSAKTPGTQKWIPLNQGLELHETTENPDEVADILADTSSGRTRIFALQTFRERLYELNWETKSFNLLYKGGDDFKAQDGLLRLNNSLLYIQQGNLARFSLPDTANTDSESAKAIPTTDQMMAALRKAEALIPERLMTAAFIPSSIWKSSGAVPVSLSELWLLQEPFGQNNGKPFLKTALNREGLYLPVNHALDQKALNRYVQILDSKKLNMVVIDMKDDYGRLRFAPQNPEITAKGRVFNPINLEQFVSTMKAHGAYLVARVVVFKDPELYKKEGGKYAVWDSVLNSPWQGYYENADGTRTDYDEKWVDPYSEEVWAYIANISQELHQRGFDEIQFDYIRFPTDGLNLSQARFRWRDAGMDMESAILSFLRYVRSHVDAPISIDIYGANGWYRTGARTGQEVEVLSRYVDVICPMYYPSHFEQTFLANNPPELRPYRIYYLGTLRAMTIARNQVIIRPYMQAFYMNVAYDRKYYNNDYVLRQLLGVQNAGNFGYTYWNNLGRYDEIPLPETRLTAGPALLFKSVKID; translated from the coding sequence ATGCGGAAGTTTCTCGTTCTATTTGGTTTTATTTCAGTGCTGTCCTTAGAGGCCCAAACAGGTCTAAAGGGGACCATCATCCGGGAAGCCGGACCCTATCAGAGTCTCCTGCTTGGTACCACTGGGGGGCTGTACCGGCTTTCAGAAAATAACGCTCCGGTTCTGCTGTGGTCCGGCGGCTTGATAAAAAAAATACTGTCCTCTCCTCAGGGGTACTATCTGCTTACGGACCGGGGAATATGGTTTTCCCGGGACCTGACCAATTGGGAGGAGCGGAACCAGGGGCTCCCGATAAAGGTGCTTAAAGAGATTGTTCAGGGGAAAAAACAATTTATCCAGCAAATACAGGATCTTAAGGACCTGGAATATAATCTTTCTGACCCGACGATGCTGGTTACGGCTACCAAAGATGGGGTATTTCTTTCCCGGGATGGGGGAATATCCTGGAAGAATCTGGGGATGCCTCCGGCTAAAACCAATGGGCTAAAGGCGGTGGCGGTGGCTGATTTGAATGGGCCCGTGGTTTTTGCAACCCATGGAATTTATGGAGTCTATGCCCTTGCGTTAAAGTCCACCGAACCGGCAGGGGGGAACTCAGGTTCAGCGAAAACCCCTGGGACACAAAAATGGATACCCTTGAACCAGGGCCTGGAATTGCATGAGACGACAGAAAACCCCGATGAGGTGGCGGATATTCTGGCAGATACCAGTTCCGGAAGAACTCGCATTTTTGCCCTTCAGACGTTTCGGGAGCGGCTGTATGAACTTAATTGGGAAACCAAATCTTTTAACCTGCTGTATAAGGGTGGGGATGATTTTAAAGCCCAGGATGGGCTTTTACGGCTGAATAACAGTCTTTTATATATTCAGCAGGGGAATCTGGCTCGTTTTTCTTTACCAGATACGGCTAACACCGATTCAGAATCAGCAAAGGCCATACCTACCACGGACCAGATGATGGCGGCACTGCGAAAAGCGGAAGCGCTCATCCCGGAAAGGCTCATGACCGCCGCCTTTATCCCATCATCAATATGGAAGAGCTCTGGGGCTGTACCGGTTAGCCTATCCGAATTATGGCTCCTGCAGGAACCCTTTGGACAGAACAATGGGAAGCCCTTTTTAAAGACCGCCTTGAACCGGGAAGGCCTGTACCTGCCGGTGAACCACGCGCTGGATCAGAAGGCCCTGAACCGCTATGTGCAGATTCTGGACAGCAAAAAACTTAACATGGTGGTCATTGATATGAAGGATGATTACGGCCGGCTTCGGTTTGCTCCGCAGAATCCTGAAATTACCGCCAAAGGCAGAGTGTTTAATCCGATTAATCTAGAGCAGTTTGTTTCTACCATGAAGGCCCATGGGGCATATCTGGTGGCCCGGGTGGTGGTGTTCAAAGACCCGGAACTGTATAAAAAGGAAGGGGGTAAGTACGCGGTTTGGGATTCGGTTCTGAACAGTCCCTGGCAGGGCTATTACGAAAATGCCGATGGGACCCGTACGGACTATGATGAAAAATGGGTGGACCCCTACTCGGAAGAGGTCTGGGCCTATATTGCCAATATTTCCCAGGAATTGCACCAGCGGGGTTTTGATGAGATTCAGTTTGATTATATCCGTTTTCCCACCGATGGCCTTAACCTGAGCCAGGCCCGTTTCCGTTGGCGAGATGCGGGTATGGATATGGAAAGCGCCATTCTTTCCTTTTTGCGTTATGTACGAAGCCATGTGGATGCACCCATATCCATCGATATCTATGGAGCAAACGGCTGGTATCGCACCGGCGCCCGGACCGGCCAGGAGGTCGAGGTTCTTTCCCGCTACGTAGATGTCATCTGTCCCATGTATTATCCGAGCCATTTTGAGCAGACCTTTTTGGCTAACAATCCGCCGGAACTGCGACCCTACCGTATTTACTATCTGGGGACCCTGCGGGCCATGACTATTGCCCGGAACCAGGTGATTATCCGGCCCTATATGCAGGCCTTTTACATGAATGTGGCCTATGACCGGAAATATTACAACAATGATTATGTCCTGCGTCAGCTTTTAGGGGTACAGAATGCGGGTAACTTCGGCTATACCTACTGGAATAACCTGGGCCGCTATGACGAAATTCCCCTGCCTGAAACGAGACTGACCGCTGGTCCTGCCCTGCTTTTTAAATCTGTAAAAATTGATTGA
- a CDS encoding alpha-glucosidase, translated as MTPNQEPLHIITDKKNLRLLFKGEEIFAHSPEQPFVYAGRGTGNYRMFRGNFHISERLKELVGLQDWDLLESEPNRLVIRFSQGCSIYHGRKSHYNLILQAAVVSDRLELSCTTETETGQAPQYKPNRWRFHFSAQTNEQVYGCGEQFSYLNLRGRAFPLWTSEQGVGRNKKSYVTWLADVAEGAGGDYYWTFFPQTSFVSSRHLWCYADCPAYSVFDFSAPDHHELYFWDLPSRFVFGLKPSMVETIQDQSAYFGRQGMLPDWVMEGVILGVQGGTETCEHKLAVARKAHVPVVGIWAQDWEGIRITSFGQRLRWNWVWDQERYPGLDRAIKTWNRDGVRFLGYINPYVLQDHSLFQEAEPQGYLAKNGEGRTYLVDFGEFYAGIVDLTNPEAFRWFKGVIKHNLLDFGLSGWMVDFGEYLPTDTVLYSGRSAELAHNEWPALWARCNYEAVQEWYQDHPEKQGQIVYFMRAGGPGSQKWCPLMWAGDQNVDWSEDDGLPSIIPAALSLAMSGHGLHHSDIGGYTTLFGMKRTKELFMRWAELASLTPVMRGHEGNRPRDNWQFDSDQETLAHLARMGHLHRALLPYLRTLVVENAERGIPVMRPLFLHYEEDSEAWHIKDQYLLGPDLLVAPVLEPARNERKLHLPPGIWCHLWSGETFHSPGPAGMSCTVRAYLGEPPVFYRAGTAWEALFREALTTCEALYPSRPVSKTDAITVQDISK; from the coding sequence ATGACCCCAAACCAAGAGCCCCTGCACATCATCACTGATAAGAAAAATCTGAGACTGCTCTTTAAGGGCGAAGAAATTTTCGCCCACTCGCCGGAACAGCCCTTTGTCTATGCTGGCAGAGGTACCGGAAACTACCGTATGTTCCGGGGTAATTTTCATATTTCTGAACGGCTTAAAGAGCTAGTAGGTTTGCAGGATTGGGATTTGCTCGAGTCTGAGCCAAACCGTCTGGTAATTCGCTTTAGCCAGGGCTGTTCAATTTATCATGGCAGAAAAAGTCATTACAACCTGATCCTCCAGGCGGCTGTGGTGTCTGATCGGCTTGAGCTTTCCTGTACAACCGAGACAGAAACCGGCCAAGCCCCACAATATAAGCCCAATCGGTGGCGCTTCCATTTTTCAGCCCAAACCAATGAACAGGTCTATGGCTGCGGCGAACAGTTTAGCTACTTGAACCTCCGCGGCAGAGCCTTTCCCCTGTGGACCAGCGAACAGGGTGTAGGGAGAAACAAGAAAAGCTATGTTACCTGGCTTGCCGATGTGGCTGAAGGGGCCGGCGGTGACTATTACTGGACCTTTTTCCCCCAAACAAGCTTTGTAAGTTCCCGGCATCTGTGGTGCTATGCGGACTGTCCTGCCTATTCGGTCTTTGATTTTTCTGCTCCTGATCACCATGAATTGTATTTCTGGGACCTGCCTTCCCGTTTTGTATTCGGACTTAAACCTAGCATGGTCGAAACCATTCAGGATCAATCGGCCTACTTTGGCCGCCAGGGTATGCTTCCCGATTGGGTGATGGAGGGGGTAATCCTCGGCGTTCAGGGGGGAACCGAAACCTGCGAGCATAAACTTGCCGTGGCCCGAAAGGCTCACGTTCCTGTGGTTGGGATCTGGGCCCAGGACTGGGAGGGAATCCGGATAACCAGTTTCGGCCAGCGACTGCGCTGGAATTGGGTCTGGGACCAGGAACGGTATCCAGGTTTGGACCGGGCCATAAAAACCTGGAATCGGGATGGGGTCCGGTTCCTAGGGTACATTAATCCCTATGTTTTGCAGGACCATTCCCTGTTTCAGGAAGCCGAACCGCAGGGGTACCTGGCAAAAAATGGGGAGGGCCGCACGTACCTGGTGGATTTCGGCGAATTTTATGCAGGAATAGTGGACCTTACGAATCCCGAAGCATTCCGGTGGTTCAAAGGGGTTATTAAACACAACTTGCTTGATTTCGGGTTATCCGGCTGGATGGTTGACTTTGGCGAGTACCTGCCCACCGATACGGTGCTCTATTCGGGCCGTTCAGCAGAGCTGGCCCATAATGAGTGGCCTGCCCTCTGGGCCCGCTGTAACTATGAGGCGGTCCAGGAGTGGTATCAGGACCACCCTGAAAAACAGGGACAAATTGTGTATTTTATGCGGGCCGGCGGGCCCGGTTCGCAGAAATGGTGCCCCCTCATGTGGGCAGGGGACCAGAATGTGGACTGGTCCGAGGATGACGGGCTTCCGTCGATTATTCCGGCGGCCCTGTCCCTGGCCATGTCCGGTCATGGACTCCACCATAGTGACATCGGCGGGTATACAACCCTCTTCGGTATGAAGCGCACCAAGGAACTCTTTATGCGCTGGGCCGAACTGGCATCTTTAACTCCGGTCATGCGGGGCCATGAGGGAAACAGACCCCGGGACAACTGGCAATTCGACTCAGATCAAGAGACCCTGGCCCACCTGGCTCGGATGGGGCATCTGCATCGTGCATTGTTGCCCTACCTTAGGACCCTGGTAGTAGAAAACGCTGAAAGGGGTATCCCGGTTATGAGGCCCCTATTCCTGCATTATGAAGAGGATTCGGAAGCCTGGCATATCAAGGACCAGTACCTGTTAGGTCCCGACCTCCTGGTGGCCCCTGTGTTAGAGCCGGCAAGGAATGAACGAAAACTTCACCTGCCTCCGGGGATATGGTGTCATCTCTGGAGCGGCGAAACCTTTCACAGCCCCGGACCGGCGGGTATGAGCTGTACCGTGCGGGCGTATCTGGGGGAGCCACCGGTCTTTTATCGCGCCGGTACTGCATGGGAAGCCCTCTTCCGGGAAGCTCTTACAACCTGTGAAGCCCTGTATCCCAGCCGGCCCGTAAGCAAGACCGATGCGATTACGGTACAGGATATATCCAAATAA
- a CDS encoding DUF4867 family protein produces MTIETLRTLNPGLNFITAEDDHFAPFGRTFKHPHMGAILEQANPLVPDGLEENQYVASVPELEALPGKELYDQIFGAISIQVGFVVGPNMSLNGLEYHKSPEVLIALTDQVLLLGKWEDIDPDWQYDSSQVIGLYLKKGDAIELYPRTLHFSPCRVQDGGFKSLIILPRGTNTPLSETILEQRTPGTEAQCLFMKNKWLLAHPERKPLMQKGAYPGIRGKNIVVQYR; encoded by the coding sequence ATGACTATCGAAACCCTACGAACACTGAATCCTGGACTTAACTTTATTACTGCAGAAGACGACCACTTTGCCCCATTCGGCAGAACTTTTAAGCACCCCCATATGGGGGCCATCCTTGAACAAGCCAACCCTCTTGTTCCCGACGGGCTCGAAGAAAACCAATATGTAGCATCAGTTCCTGAACTGGAGGCCCTGCCGGGCAAGGAGCTCTATGACCAGATATTCGGAGCAATTTCCATACAGGTTGGTTTTGTGGTAGGGCCCAATATGAGCCTTAACGGTCTTGAATATCATAAATCGCCGGAAGTATTAATCGCCTTGACAGACCAGGTCTTGCTTCTGGGAAAATGGGAAGATATAGATCCCGACTGGCAGTATGATTCAAGCCAGGTGATTGGCCTGTATCTAAAAAAGGGAGACGCCATAGAATTATATCCTAGAACGCTCCATTTTTCGCCCTGCCGTGTACAGGATGGGGGCTTTAAAAGCCTCATCATCCTCCCCCGGGGCACCAATACCCCCCTCTCTGAAACAATCCTGGAACAGCGAACACCGGGAACCGAAGCTCAATGCCTTTTTATGAAAAATAAGTGGCTTTTAGCCCACCCTGAACGAAAACCGCTTATGCAAAAAGGTGCCTATCCCGGTATTCGGGGTAAAAACATAGTGGTGCAATATAGGTAA
- a CDS encoding MFS transporter, with product MAEQKKRLGIGALISYGMGDIYGGGSFLIISTLFIYFLTDVVGLSPLLAGLVVLVGKAWDAISDPLMGLISDRTKSRFGRRRVYFLVSIIPVFLSFWMLWLTLRFENQLATFFYYLFSYVLFCTVYTIVMVPYSSLPTEMSGDYRERARLSGARMLFSQLSALIAGTIPGFLVKNVYRDNPSQGFFMVGLIFGLLYALPWIIVFLGTWEEDIPTARKAQHNAGLIQSFKDLRSLISCRSFRLHIGMYLLGYTALDILSASFVYFVTYYIGRGNIYTLCLGSILIFQLLSLPLHITIANRIGKGRSYAIGAGIVFLVAIFFITLTPASPTILILASSALLGLGLSPVVAMPWAMLPESSDADELTNHIERAGSVAGVFTLCRKLVQAVTLWFFGVLLQAIGYSAGATQQSASAIQGIRYIFVFGPLLFIGLGTILAILYPITPKTFALMRKTLEAARSGQASPCTEPEEASLKRITGKK from the coding sequence ATGGCAGAACAGAAAAAACGGCTTGGGATCGGAGCTCTGATATCCTATGGTATGGGAGACATCTACGGCGGCGGGTCCTTTTTAATTATTTCGACCCTGTTTATCTATTTTCTTACCGATGTGGTGGGCCTTTCGCCCCTGCTCGCAGGGCTGGTTGTATTGGTTGGCAAAGCCTGGGATGCCATTTCAGACCCCCTCATGGGGCTCATTTCGGATCGCACCAAGTCCCGCTTCGGCCGCCGCAGGGTTTACTTTTTAGTCAGTATTATTCCTGTGTTCTTAAGCTTTTGGATGCTCTGGCTCACCCTGCGCTTTGAAAACCAACTGGCAACCTTTTTCTATTACCTCTTCAGCTACGTTCTGTTCTGTACGGTCTACACGATTGTTATGGTCCCCTACTCGTCCCTGCCCACCGAAATGAGCGGCGACTATCGGGAACGGGCCCGGCTGTCCGGTGCCCGGATGTTATTTTCTCAGCTCTCAGCCCTCATAGCAGGGACTATACCGGGCTTCCTTGTTAAAAATGTATACCGGGACAACCCCTCCCAGGGCTTTTTCATGGTAGGCCTCATCTTTGGACTCCTCTATGCCCTGCCCTGGATTATTGTATTCCTGGGAACCTGGGAAGAGGATATTCCAACAGCCCGAAAGGCTCAGCATAATGCGGGGCTTATACAATCCTTTAAGGATCTCCGAAGTCTCATTTCCTGCCGTTCCTTCAGACTTCACATCGGGATGTACCTTCTGGGCTACACTGCCCTGGATATTTTGTCCGCATCCTTTGTGTATTTTGTGACCTACTATATTGGCCGGGGGAATATTTATACCCTCTGTCTCGGCTCCATACTGATTTTCCAACTCCTTTCCCTGCCCCTGCACATCACCATCGCAAATCGTATCGGCAAGGGAAGATCCTATGCCATCGGCGCGGGGATTGTCTTCCTGGTGGCAATCTTTTTTATCACCCTGACTCCTGCAAGTCCCACCATATTGATTCTCGCCTCCTCGGCCTTGCTCGGCCTGGGACTGTCTCCTGTGGTGGCCATGCCCTGGGCAATGCTGCCCGAATCCTCCGATGCGGATGAGCTTACCAACCATATTGAACGGGCAGGCAGTGTGGCTGGGGTATTTACGCTCTGCAGGAAACTGGTCCAGGCAGTAACCCTCTGGTTTTTTGGCGTTTTATTGCAGGCTATCGGGTACAGTGCCGGGGCAACCCAGCAGTCAGCCTCAGCAATCCAGGGGATTCGGTACATTTTCGTCTTTGGTCCCCTCCTTTTTATCGGACTTGGCACTATACTGGCCATTCTGTACCCCATTACGCCTAAAACCTTTGCTTTAATGAGAAAAACCCTGGAAGCAGCCCGATCAGGCCAGGCTTCCCCCTGTACCGAACCAGAGGAAGCATCACTGAAAAGGATTACAGGGAAGAAATAG
- a CDS encoding fucose isomerase, with amino-acid sequence MKQHITLGVVCLARKTYDWKTAGEIWKKLRQDLSQLEQVTLVTPEDLVIEVEEAEKAAELLAEKRVDAVAIISGTFHLGHLALVIAKQVKKPILLWALPELPYDGGKIRLNSVCGANLNASNLYKGGIRNYRVVVRPDMDQDWLDAIRVRIALSTARVGIIGYRAHGFFNLSTADLALYNQLGVLVDHFELDEVFSYPVPDSEVARRKEQLQQVFDVSGITGDQLDKVAALSAKLDAFLTAKRLTALAIRCWPEFAATYGISPCAAMSLLQAEDRILACEGDVEGALSMLAHRAVGAETPFLFDFSQIDLEQNFALFWHCGVAPCNLWDGRCVRSLDTYFAGGKGVTADFVLKSGDLSILRLDSCDGKFRLLLDTARAVPMDKLLKGTYMKVVFERKVEDVLATVVNNGIAHHASVVYGTYVKPFEILAHIEGWEIVK; translated from the coding sequence ATGAAACAACATATTACCCTCGGTGTGGTCTGCCTGGCACGGAAGACCTATGACTGGAAAACCGCAGGGGAAATCTGGAAAAAGCTCCGGCAGGACCTGTCTCAACTGGAACAGGTAACCCTCGTTACTCCGGAAGATCTGGTTATCGAAGTAGAGGAAGCGGAAAAGGCTGCGGAACTGCTCGCAGAAAAACGGGTTGATGCGGTGGCCATTATTTCCGGCACCTTTCATCTGGGGCATCTGGCACTGGTGATTGCAAAACAGGTGAAAAAGCCCATACTGCTCTGGGCCCTGCCGGAACTGCCCTATGATGGTGGAAAAATCCGGCTCAATTCAGTGTGCGGGGCCAATTTGAATGCCTCGAACCTGTACAAGGGTGGTATCCGGAATTACCGAGTGGTGGTTCGGCCCGACATGGACCAGGACTGGCTCGATGCAATCCGGGTCAGGATAGCCCTTTCGACCGCCCGGGTCGGGATTATCGGGTACCGGGCCCACGGTTTCTTTAACCTGAGCACCGCCGACCTGGCTCTCTATAATCAGCTTGGCGTGCTGGTGGACCATTTTGAATTGGATGAGGTATTTAGTTACCCGGTGCCTGACTCAGAGGTAGCCCGCCGTAAGGAACAGCTGCAACAGGTCTTTGATGTTTCTGGAATTACCGGTGACCAGCTTGATAAGGTGGCAGCCCTCTCGGCTAAGCTGGATGCCTTTTTGACTGCCAAGCGGCTGACAGCTCTGGCTATCCGGTGCTGGCCCGAATTTGCCGCCACCTATGGCATCAGTCCCTGTGCCGCCATGAGCCTCCTCCAGGCGGAGGACCGGATCCTGGCCTGCGAGGGGGATGTGGAAGGAGCTCTCTCCATGCTGGCCCACCGGGCGGTTGGGGCTGAAACTCCCTTCCTGTTCGATTTTTCCCAGATCGATCTGGAACAGAACTTTGCCCTGTTCTGGCACTGCGGTGTGGCCCCCTGCAACCTCTGGGATGGCCGCTGTGTCCGGTCCTTGGATACCTATTTTGCCGGCGGCAAGGGCGTTACTGCGGACTTTGTACTAAAAAGCGGTGACCTTTCAATCCTCCGGCTCGATTCCTGCGATGGCAAGTTCCGGCTCCTTCTGGATACCGCCAGAGCTGTACCCATGGACAAGCTCCTTAAAGGCACCTATATGAAGGTTGTGTTCGAACGGAAGGTTGAAGATGTACTCGCAACAGTGGTAAATAACGGCATCGCCCATCATGCCTCGGTGGTGTATGGCACCTATGTTAAACCCTTTGAAATCCTGGCTCACATAGAAGGTTGGGAGATTGTAAAATAA
- a CDS encoding carbohydrate ABC transporter permease: protein MKANSLQQINTMKQRPLQRIIALAGTIGVITVLAFFFLIAAFPLVWLFISSLKTNLELQVSPFTLPKVLQWTNYENALKLANLPSLFLHSIYVAFGAVLLNLLVTSMAGFVLAREQFRGRELIYTLLTAGVLVPIISFMVPYFTLITRLKLYDRLLALIIVYGSINIPVSIFLVTAFMRSIPKEMEEAAVIDGCSFLQRYTKIVLPLAQTGLVTAGTFCFIYAWNEFIMALLLTSSSASRTLQLGIRFFTSQFVTDYTSMYAAIMISIIPSIALYTMLHNRIISGLTAGAVKG, encoded by the coding sequence ATGAAAGCGAATTCACTACAGCAGATAAACACAATGAAACAGCGCCCCCTTCAGCGGATTATAGCTCTTGCGGGTACCATCGGCGTTATAACCGTCCTTGCATTCTTTTTCCTCATTGCAGCCTTTCCGCTCGTCTGGCTTTTTATTTCTTCATTAAAAACCAACCTGGAATTGCAAGTCTCTCCCTTTACCTTACCCAAGGTTTTACAGTGGACTAACTATGAAAACGCCCTTAAGCTGGCAAACCTACCATCCCTGTTTCTCCATTCAATCTACGTTGCTTTTGGTGCGGTGCTATTAAACCTCCTTGTAACAAGCATGGCCGGCTTTGTCCTTGCAAGAGAACAATTCCGGGGCAGGGAACTGATATATACCCTGCTCACCGCCGGGGTTTTGGTGCCTATTATTTCCTTTATGGTTCCCTATTTTACCCTCATTACCCGCCTTAAGCTCTATGACCGCCTCCTCGCCCTCATCATCGTCTATGGGTCCATCAATATACCCGTATCGATATTCCTGGTAACTGCTTTTATGCGATCCATTCCAAAGGAAATGGAAGAAGCGGCGGTCATCGATGGTTGTTCATTTCTTCAGCGCTATACAAAAATTGTACTGCCCCTGGCTCAGACGGGGCTCGTTACGGCGGGAACCTTCTGCTTTATCTATGCCTGGAATGAGTTTATTATGGCCCTTCTGCTCACAAGCTCTTCCGCCAGCCGTACCCTGCAGTTGGGTATCCGCTTTTTTACCAGCCAATTCGTGACGGATTATACCTCCATGTATGCCGCCATTATGATATCGATCATTCCCAGCATTGCCCTGTATACGATGCTTCATAACCGGATCATTTCCGGGCTGACCGCCGGTGCGGTCAAAGGATAG